The DNA sequence CCCGGTCCAGCTGTCCGTTCAGACGTCCGATCAAGTTGCCTGAATTGCTTCCGACCACCTCACCGGCGCCATCCATTTCCACTTCCAGGCCCAGTTCCTGCATTTCAGCCATCAGAATCCGGGCGAAGTCTCCCTCTTCCCTGGTGGGGCTGTCAATCTGCACATAGCGCAGAAACCGATCCAATAACCTTTGTTCGTTAATCATCATAACCTCCATGTTCATTCGGATTTTTCATCTGCCGAATCAGTTCGTTCAGGTCAGATCCCTGAAAAATTTCAGGATCTAAACCACTCACCCATCTGAAAAGAAAATCATTTGAAGAATATAATCATCTTAAGAATTCAATCATCTGAAAAGAAAATCATTTGTAAAATTCCGTCATCTGAAAAATTCAGACAGCTTCCGGCTGCCCTTGCCTGTAGGCTGCATTCAGCCAATCAATTCATTAGTTTTCCTGTTCAATCCCATCAATGAAGTTGAACCATCAATGAATCTGAACCATCATATTCTGATCCATCATAGAAAACGAATCAGAAAAAATAAGGCCGCGAGGGCCTTATTGGTTTCAATTACATGTACAGGGCAGCTCCGGGTCCCAGCGGGAGTCCCACCAGCATCCAGATAATGAGCATAATGGCCCAGCCGATCAGGAATACGACGGAATAGGGCAGCATGGTGGAAATCAGTGTTCCCAGGCCGCTGTCTTTCTCGTATTTCTTGGCAAAGACGACAATCATCGCAAAGTAGCTCATCAGCGGCGTGATGATATTGGTGGAGGAATCTCCAATCCGGAAGGCAACCTGAGTGAGTTCCGGAGTCAGTCCCAGACGCATCATCATCGGCACGAAGATCGGTGCCATAATCGCCCACTTGGCGGAAGCGGATCCCATGAACAGGTTGATGAAGGCTGAAATCAAAATGAATCCGAGCACCAGCGGAATTCCCTTAAAGCCGATGCGCTCCAGGAAACCGGCGCCTTCGACGGAGAGAATGGTTCCCAAATTGGATTTTCCGAAGAATGCCACAAACTGAGCCGCAAAGAAAGCCAGTACAAGGTACCCGCCCATGCTCTTCATGGCGCTGGTCATGGCTTCAACCAGATCATTGGTGTTCTTGATCTTGCCGGTAGCTTTTCCGTAAACATAGCCAGGAATCAGGAACAGCAGGAGGATCATGAAGATCAGACCGCTGTGCATGAAGTTATTCAGGTTCAGTTTTCCGGCAGCATCGACTTCCTTGAGCACAGCATTCTGCGGTACGGTCAGGAAGGCCATGAGCAAAGCAAAAAGCAAAAGAGCGATTCCGGCATTTCTCAGACCCTTGTTTTCCACAGCGGTCAGTTTCTCTGCATCGGGCTTGAACTCACCTGTGTATGGTCCCAGGTTCGGTTCGACAATTCGTTCGGTAACGACGGTTCCAAGAATCGTCAGAAGGAAGGTGGAGACAAACATGAAGTAGAAGTTGCCGGTGGCAAGCATGGTGTAATCACTACCGGAAGCCTTCAGGGCTTCATTGGTGATACCGGCAAGCAGCGGATCCAGAGTTCCGACCAGCAGGTTGGCGGAGAATCCGGCAGAAACTCCGGCAAAGGCCGCTGCCAGACCCGCGATGGGGTGACGGCCGGCTCCGGCGAAAACGATGGCTCCCAAAGGAATAACCACAACGTATCCGGCATCAGAGGCCACATTGGACATAACCCCGGCGAATACAACCACCGCAGTCAGAAGGCTGGCGGGAACATTGCTCAACAGCTTCTTCAGGGACGCATTGATCAGTCCGGAGTATTCAGCAACACCGACACCCAGCATGGCAACCAGAACGGTACCCAGTGGCGCGAAGCCGGTAAAGTTTCCGGTGGCTGAGTTGAAGAAGAACCGCAGTCCTTCCACGGACAGCATGTTGGTTGCTCCGATCGTTACTTCCTTGGCCTGTCTGGCATCATAGTAAGTTACCTGAAGTCCGGACTTGGCGACAAAGTAGGAAATGACGACGACGAGCGCGGTGAGAATGACGAAAATAATAGCTGGATGAGGCAGAGCGTTACCGATGGCCTCAATGGATTTGAGTACACCACCGCGTTTGGCAGTGTTGTCATGGGTTGGTTTTGCCAT is a window from the Clostridiaceae bacterium HFYG-1003 genome containing:
- a CDS encoding AbgT family transporter, with product MAKPTHDNTAKRGGVLKSIEAIGNALPHPAIIFVILTALVVVISYFVAKSGLQVTYYDARQAKEVTIGATNMLSVEGLRFFFNSATGNFTGFAPLGTVLVAMLGVGVAEYSGLINASLKKLLSNVPASLLTAVVVFAGVMSNVASDAGYVVVIPLGAIVFAGAGRHPIAGLAAAFAGVSAGFSANLLVGTLDPLLAGITNEALKASGSDYTMLATGNFYFMFVSTFLLTILGTVVTERIVEPNLGPYTGEFKPDAEKLTAVENKGLRNAGIALLLFALLMAFLTVPQNAVLKEVDAAGKLNLNNFMHSGLIFMILLLFLIPGYVYGKATGKIKNTNDLVEAMTSAMKSMGGYLVLAFFAAQFVAFFGKSNLGTILSVEGAGFLERIGFKGIPLVLGFILISAFINLFMGSASAKWAIMAPIFVPMMMRLGLTPELTQVAFRIGDSSTNIITPLMSYFAMIVVFAKKYEKDSGLGTLISTMLPYSVVFLIGWAIMLIIWMLVGLPLGPGAALYM